Proteins encoded together in one Hydrogenispora ethanolica window:
- a CDS encoding type II toxin-antitoxin system HicB family antitoxin, whose product MKDRYFFPAIFDVADDGISVEFPDLPGCLPCGKTIEEAVANAKEAMALHLYGMEQDGDDIPAPTDVTKLQFDKNQFVVMIEAWMVPFRDEMRNKAVKKTVTIPRWLDDLAQENEVNFSHVLQEALKNYLGVNQLTNKRGIK is encoded by the coding sequence GTGAAAGATAGATATTTTTTCCCTGCAATTTTTGATGTTGCCGACGACGGAATCTCAGTAGAATTCCCTGATTTACCGGGTTGTTTACCTTGTGGGAAAACTATCGAAGAAGCAGTGGCAAACGCTAAAGAGGCCATGGCGCTTCATCTATATGGAATGGAACAGGATGGTGACGATATCCCTGCTCCAACAGACGTGACCAAACTTCAATTCGATAAAAATCAATTTGTGGTCATGATTGAGGCTTGGATGGTTCCATTTCGAGATGAGATGCGGAATAAAGCCGTTAAGAAAACAGTCACCATCCCGCGTTGGCTTGATGATTTAGCGCAAGAAAACGAAGTAAATTTCTCGCATGTCTTGCAAGAGGCTTTAAAAAATTATTTGGGCGTAAATCAGCTGACAAACAAAAGAGGAATAAAATGA
- a CDS encoding type II toxin-antitoxin system HicA family toxin, whose amino-acid sequence MKSYSSREILQILNNDGWYIVNARGDHYQLKHPTKPGKVTVTHPVKDLPIKIVKSIFKQAGLDIN is encoded by the coding sequence GTGAAATCCTATTCATCTAGAGAAATTTTGCAGATACTAAACAATGATGGCTGGTATATTGTAAATGCCAGAGGAGATCACTACCAACTGAAACATCCAACTAAGCCCGGAAAAGTGACGGTGACCCATCCGGTCAAAGACTTACCGATTAAGATAGTGAAATCAATTTTCAAACAAGCGGGGCTAGATATAAACTAG
- a CDS encoding O-antigen ligase family protein, with protein sequence MKYSWPLKFLLALCLLLPLAYSTHSFDEFATPKMAVFLCGSLLILAFVLYYVKGLRGLPRAMLAGAGIFLTVQIYQTFRLPYPPEGLFGAYGQSESLLVQFGFVALFFAGYLWIRTDRERNAFQETVIFAALLVSLFGIFQYYLGDPISREDVSRVKSLLGDPNSLGVYLVMVQPLLWWKILRETAPVRRRFFFGCCFLQSAVISLTFSRAAWAGLAFTFLWFASFQSRPYYKERGFWLRLSLILGFGVLSINLLRQSQLWPIILVGVILFGWSLWRKLYSQKQYFVHCLLVIFLLSIVAGQLLTVLKPSSYKNYNLSSRLNSFSQQKDSGRGLIWKSAWLAFRHAPWTGAGMGSFQDSFHRFESKEAVKHWGPDRDIRQVHNELLHYLATQGVVGLGSYLALLVPILMMSRRPLRTMPEGHEGIAALWSLIAGYLVFVQFAYALVHYSHLFWMSAGILVGYYYPAPDPIPPGPLSKRTAGWLFLALCIGLAFLSHNFYRSDVHYRKAFFGSRYRHFSRSFNHFRTTLRLAPWSYQYRYRYVYALIRAAARTRNAALARQHFRAAEDLLNSLSRSFPERYQVYNLFGYLYFQKLEFGKASLFYRKALRYFPENYGVYYRIVRAELLQGDRAAALAAYRAGAAIHPEAMKELLHSDKLKLSLKPF encoded by the coding sequence TTGAAATACTCCTGGCCGCTCAAATTCCTGCTAGCGCTCTGTCTGCTGCTGCCATTGGCTTATTCCACCCATAGTTTCGACGAATTCGCCACTCCCAAAATGGCGGTTTTTCTTTGCGGATCATTACTCATCCTGGCCTTCGTCCTTTATTACGTCAAAGGACTCCGGGGCCTGCCCCGGGCGATGCTGGCGGGTGCCGGAATCTTTTTGACGGTCCAGATCTACCAGACGTTCCGCCTCCCCTATCCCCCGGAGGGGCTCTTTGGAGCGTACGGCCAATCCGAATCGCTGCTGGTTCAGTTCGGCTTCGTCGCCCTGTTCTTTGCGGGGTATCTGTGGATAAGGACTGACCGGGAACGAAATGCTTTTCAGGAAACCGTCATCTTTGCCGCTTTATTGGTCTCCCTCTTCGGCATCTTCCAGTACTATCTGGGCGATCCGATTTCGCGGGAAGACGTTTCCCGGGTCAAAAGTCTTTTGGGGGATCCGAACTCGCTCGGTGTGTATTTGGTGATGGTTCAGCCTTTATTATGGTGGAAGATTCTGCGGGAGACAGCGCCGGTACGGCGCCGGTTCTTTTTCGGCTGTTGTTTTCTGCAGTCCGCGGTCATATCCCTGACTTTCTCGCGTGCGGCCTGGGCGGGCTTGGCTTTTACGTTCCTCTGGTTCGCTTCGTTTCAGAGCCGCCCCTATTACAAGGAGCGGGGGTTCTGGCTGCGGCTGTCCCTGATTCTCGGTTTTGGCGTATTGAGCATCAATCTGCTGCGCCAATCCCAACTCTGGCCGATCATCCTCGTCGGGGTGATTCTTTTCGGATGGAGCCTGTGGCGAAAACTATATTCCCAAAAACAATATTTTGTCCATTGCCTTTTGGTGATCTTTCTTTTGAGCATCGTAGCCGGCCAGTTATTGACGGTGTTAAAACCAAGCTCATACAAGAATTATAATTTGAGTTCGCGCTTGAATTCATTCTCCCAGCAAAAGGACAGCGGCAGAGGTCTGATCTGGAAATCGGCCTGGCTCGCTTTTCGGCATGCGCCATGGACCGGCGCGGGGATGGGGAGCTTTCAAGACTCTTTCCACCGTTTTGAATCCAAGGAAGCGGTCAAGCATTGGGGCCCCGACCGCGATATCCGGCAGGTTCATAATGAATTGCTCCATTATCTGGCGACGCAAGGAGTGGTGGGTCTGGGGTCCTATCTGGCATTGCTGGTCCCGATCCTGATGATGTCGCGCCGCCCTCTGCGGACCATGCCGGAGGGTCATGAAGGGATCGCGGCGCTCTGGTCGTTAATCGCCGGGTATCTGGTCTTTGTCCAATTTGCCTATGCCCTGGTCCATTACAGCCATCTCTTCTGGATGAGCGCCGGAATATTAGTAGGATACTATTACCCCGCTCCGGACCCGATCCCGCCGGGACCCCTCTCCAAACGAACCGCCGGATGGTTATTTTTAGCGCTCTGCATCGGGCTGGCGTTTCTTTCCCACAACTTTTACCGTTCCGATGTGCATTACCGGAAGGCCTTCTTTGGCTCCCGGTATCGTCATTTCAGCCGTTCTTTCAATCATTTCCGGACTACGCTCCGCTTGGCTCCCTGGAGCTATCAATACCGCTATCGGTATGTCTATGCGCTGATTCGGGCGGCGGCGCGCACCCGCAACGCCGCGCTGGCGAGGCAGCATTTTCGGGCTGCCGAGGACCTGTTGAACAGCCTCAGCCGCTCTTTCCCGGAACGGTATCAAGTCTATAATCTATTCGGATACCTCTATTTTCAGAAGCTGGAGTTTGGCAAGGCAAGCCTTTTCTACCGGAAGGCCCTGCGGTATTTCCCCGAGAATTATGGGGTGTATTACCGGATCGTCCGGGCCGAGCTTTTGCAAGGCGATCGTGCTGCGGCATTAGCGGCTTACCGGGCCGGTGCGGCGATTCATCCGGAAGCCATGAAAGAGTTGCTCCATTCCGATAAGCTCAAATTATCATTGAAGCCGTTTTAG
- a CDS encoding class I SAM-dependent methyltransferase: protein MAEHRDWPEQLAALRAHYKLVTVNLTVAEQPLELVKVENIDDLLDRVSEPDQIPFWAELWPASIGLARYLLMNRAKVAELQVLELGCGVGLAGIAAKLAGAEVVQSDFCPDALEFARVNCLRNGVPAGEFLLADWRRFPAEAGRFDRLIGADILYEKTLHADLYRIFHRHLRPAGEIWLTDPGREWAKQFIAGLSQEWRVIQTAIPVVYENKTCTIDLYRLSMAGNQTADRSL from the coding sequence TTGGCTGAGCATCGGGATTGGCCGGAGCAGCTGGCGGCGTTGCGCGCCCATTACAAACTGGTCACGGTGAATCTGACCGTGGCCGAGCAACCGCTGGAACTGGTGAAGGTGGAGAACATCGACGACCTGTTGGACCGGGTCTCCGAACCGGATCAGATTCCCTTCTGGGCGGAGCTGTGGCCGGCCTCGATCGGGTTGGCCCGCTATTTGTTGATGAACCGCGCCAAGGTGGCCGAGCTGCAAGTCTTGGAACTGGGTTGCGGCGTGGGCCTGGCCGGAATCGCCGCCAAGCTGGCCGGGGCGGAGGTGGTGCAGAGCGATTTTTGCCCGGACGCCTTGGAGTTCGCGAGGGTGAATTGCCTGCGCAACGGGGTTCCGGCCGGGGAGTTTCTGCTGGCAGACTGGCGCCGCTTTCCGGCGGAGGCCGGCCGGTTTGACCGGCTGATCGGCGCGGATATTCTCTATGAGAAGACGCTCCATGCCGACTTGTACCGGATCTTCCATCGCCATCTGCGGCCCGCTGGCGAAATTTGGCTGACCGATCCCGGCCGCGAGTGGGCCAAGCAATTCATTGCCGGCCTATCCCAGGAGTGGCGGGTTATTCAGACTGCGATTCCGGTGGTTTATGAGAATAAAACCTGTACCATTGATCTTTATCGCCTGAGCATGGCGGGGAACCAGACAGCGGATCGTTCGTTATAG
- a CDS encoding DUF2971 domain-containing protein, with protein MVLFYEHSRLSTPPDDTVIWRYITFTKFCSMLNEQALFFCRLDKLHDKWEGVYPKAMLEYWAKVYQDIPAGDEGVARLKEILIRKIIPSHFVNCWFMSEYESDAMWRLYSRNYEGIAIKSTIGRLKRSLAKTRERIWIGPVDYIDYDQWQPPKGEARKAFLWMEPFFWKRLSFQHENELRALVGQANRESGEAENGLNIQADLNELTEAVYVFPDSKDWFLQLVKTIVRKYGYRGIAVKRSSLGERPWE; from the coding sequence ATGGTATTGTTTTACGAGCACTCCCGGCTTTCGACCCCGCCCGATGATACCGTCATTTGGCGGTACATCACCTTTACCAAGTTTTGTTCGATGCTGAATGAACAGGCGCTCTTCTTTTGCAGGCTGGATAAGCTCCATGATAAATGGGAGGGGGTTTATCCCAAGGCCATGTTGGAATACTGGGCGAAAGTTTATCAGGATATCCCCGCCGGGGATGAAGGGGTCGCGCGTTTAAAAGAAATACTGATCCGGAAGATTATCCCGTCCCACTTCGTGAATTGCTGGTTCATGAGCGAGTACGAATCCGACGCAATGTGGCGGTTGTATTCCCGGAATTACGAGGGGATAGCCATCAAGTCCACCATCGGAAGGCTGAAGCGGTCCCTGGCCAAAACCCGGGAACGGATCTGGATCGGCCCGGTGGATTATATCGATTATGACCAGTGGCAACCGCCAAAAGGCGAAGCGCGAAAAGCTTTTTTATGGATGGAGCCGTTCTTCTGGAAACGGTTGAGCTTTCAACATGAGAATGAGCTGCGGGCTTTGGTGGGCCAAGCGAACCGGGAGAGCGGGGAAGCGGAGAACGGCCTGAATATCCAAGCGGATTTGAACGAGCTGACCGAGGCGGTTTATGTGTTTCCCGATTCGAAGGACTGGTTTTTGCAACTAGTCAAGACGATCGTGAGGAAATACGGTTATCGCGGCATAGCGGTGAAACGTTCGTCGCTGGGGGAGAGGCCGTGGGAGTGA
- a CDS encoding nitroreductase family protein: MIVNETLKIIQQRRSIRSYQEEQIKEEELQVVLEAGLYAPNAGDQAWHFTAVQNRALLERLNLAAKEAARQMPIEFLKELGNNDHFNCLYGAPTLIIVSGSERAPMPLDADCAAATQNLLLAAESIGLGSCWIYFVLMAFDSPQGPALRRELKIPVDYKPYDSVVLGYKRDATVHVPERKPNLITYIR; encoded by the coding sequence ATGATCGTCAATGAGACTTTAAAAATCATTCAACAGCGCAGGAGCATTCGAAGCTATCAAGAGGAGCAGATAAAGGAAGAGGAGTTACAGGTGGTGCTGGAAGCGGGGTTGTATGCTCCCAACGCCGGGGACCAGGCATGGCATTTTACAGCCGTCCAAAACAGGGCCTTGCTCGAGCGGCTGAATCTGGCAGCCAAAGAAGCAGCCAGGCAAATGCCCATCGAATTTTTAAAGGAACTGGGTAACAATGATCATTTCAATTGTCTGTATGGCGCGCCCACGCTGATCATTGTCTCCGGCAGCGAGCGGGCTCCGATGCCGCTCGACGCGGATTGCGCCGCCGCCACTCAGAACTTACTGCTGGCCGCGGAATCCATCGGGCTGGGGTCGTGCTGGATCTACTTTGTCCTGATGGCATTTGACTCACCCCAGGGCCCCGCATTGCGCAGGGAATTAAAAATACCCGTTGATTACAAACCCTACGATTCGGTGGTGCTCGGGTATAAGAGAGATGCAACTGTCCATGTACCGGAGCGAAAGCCCAATCTTATTACGTATATTAGATGA
- the tmk gene encoding dTMP kinase, with product MIITIEGLDGAGKSVQINLLKDYLRSKSIQFKYVHFPRIDSPVYGELIASFLRGELGELDPKLIALLYAGDRDNAKTMLLEWIKQGYLVILDRYVYSNIAFQCAKLRDELEKQNLKEWIQNLEYNYNKIPKPDLSLFLHVPFEFVENQLRKSRQGKDREYLNGKEDIHEVNLNLQKQVEKEYVKLTQENEDFLLIKCSNDMNEMLLPAHIHGKLIEVLQAKGVIE from the coding sequence GTGATAATTACAATCGAAGGTTTAGATGGAGCTGGCAAATCAGTCCAGATAAATTTATTGAAGGACTATCTACGAAGCAAATCAATTCAATTTAAGTATGTTCATTTTCCCAGAATCGATTCACCGGTCTATGGCGAGTTAATCGCTAGTTTTTTAAGGGGCGAACTGGGAGAGCTCGATCCAAAGTTAATTGCATTGCTTTATGCCGGTGACAGGGACAATGCAAAAACAATGTTATTAGAATGGATAAAACAAGGGTATTTAGTGATTTTAGATAGATACGTTTACTCTAATATTGCGTTTCAGTGCGCTAAATTGCGTGATGAATTGGAAAAGCAAAATTTGAAAGAATGGATTCAAAATTTAGAGTATAATTATAACAAAATTCCAAAACCCGATCTGTCTTTATTTTTGCATGTCCCGTTTGAGTTTGTAGAAAACCAATTAAGAAAAAGCAGGCAAGGAAAGGATCGCGAATATCTTAATGGCAAGGAAGATATTCATGAAGTGAATCTGAATTTGCAAAAACAAGTTGAAAAGGAATACGTGAAGTTAACCCAGGAAAATGAAGATTTTCTTTTAATAAAATGTTCAAATGATATGAATGAGATGCTATTGCCAGCTCATATACATGGTAAGCTCATCGAGGTCCTTCAAGCAAAAGGGGTTATTGAGTGA
- the spoVT gene encoding stage V sporulation protein T, protein MKATGIVRRIDDLGRVVIPKEIRRTLRIREGDPLEIFVDREGEVILKKYSPIGELGDFAKEYADSLYESTGHIACIADRDMVIAVSGAPKKEFLDKPISKAVEKAIEDRKVVLMPKPGEHKYCEACPVKEEEGKCKFTAQVIAPIIAEGDPIGAVILSSKEPNVVMGDLEVKIAETAAGFLAKQMEQ, encoded by the coding sequence ATGAAAGCGACCGGAATTGTACGGCGGATCGATGATCTGGGCCGGGTGGTCATCCCCAAGGAAATCCGTAGAACCCTGCGGATACGAGAGGGCGACCCGTTAGAGATTTTCGTAGACCGGGAAGGGGAAGTTATCCTTAAGAAATACTCTCCCATCGGTGAGTTGGGCGATTTCGCGAAGGAATATGCCGATTCTCTTTACGAGTCGACCGGGCATATCGCCTGTATTGCGGACCGGGATATGGTAATTGCAGTCTCAGGCGCACCTAAGAAGGAATTTCTGGATAAACCCATCTCGAAAGCGGTTGAGAAGGCGATCGAAGACCGGAAAGTCGTGTTGATGCCCAAACCGGGCGAACACAAGTATTGTGAGGCATGCCCCGTCAAAGAGGAAGAAGGAAAGTGCAAATTTACCGCCCAGGTGATTGCGCCGATTATTGCCGAAGGAGACCCAATCGGGGCCGTTATTCTCTCCAGTAAAGAGCCGAATGTCGTCATGGGAGACTTGGAAGTGAAGATTGCCGAAACTGCGGCGGGGTTTCTAGCCAAACAAATGGAACAATAG
- a CDS encoding phosphoglucomutase/phosphomannomutase family protein gives MTVIKFGTDGWRDLMYDRFNLPNVCRVVRAIAKYTKEHQGAERGLVIGYDARFFSDLFAKKAAQIAAAAGIKVFLGSRDFPTPVIAHAVKQHGAFGAMMFTASHNPPEYNGIKFIPEYAGPASLEITREIENCLESLPESAAADAAMGTGPLASDPRIQVIDPTSDYLKQLGELVDVQAIREAGLRVVVDPMFATGRGFIPGLLSGCPVEEIHGWRDPLFGGFMPDPQDQFLAELKAKVSAGPHAIGLATDGDADRFGIIDCDGTYLTPNQVIPLLMLHLIRSRGYRGVAARSVATTHMIDRLGEVYGVETIETPVGFKYIGELMRTRPVIIGGEESGGLSVRGHIPEKDGILAGALMAEMVAVTRQPLHATLRQLYEQVGHFLTRRLDLHLTEEAKGTILERCRTAPPERIDALAVREVRTRDGFKFVLEDGSWFLIRPSGTEALIRVYFEAGSAQALDNLSGSVGLLLEQWGKRVG, from the coding sequence ATGACGGTTATCAAATTCGGGACTGACGGCTGGCGGGATCTGATGTACGATCGTTTCAACCTACCCAATGTCTGCCGGGTCGTACGGGCGATCGCCAAGTACACCAAGGAACATCAAGGCGCTGAGCGGGGGTTGGTCATCGGTTATGATGCCCGTTTCTTTTCCGACCTGTTTGCGAAAAAAGCGGCGCAGATCGCCGCCGCCGCAGGAATCAAAGTCTTTTTGGGCAGCCGGGATTTTCCCACCCCGGTCATCGCCCATGCCGTGAAACAGCATGGGGCGTTCGGAGCCATGATGTTCACGGCCAGCCACAACCCGCCGGAATATAACGGCATCAAATTCATACCGGAATACGCCGGACCGGCCTCACTGGAGATTACCCGGGAGATCGAAAACTGTCTGGAGTCGCTGCCCGAGAGTGCGGCGGCGGATGCCGCGATGGGAACCGGCCCGCTCGCGTCTGACCCAAGGATCCAGGTGATCGATCCGACCTCCGATTATCTGAAACAGCTCGGCGAGCTGGTGGATGTCCAGGCGATCCGCGAGGCTGGGCTCAGGGTGGTCGTCGATCCGATGTTTGCCACCGGCCGCGGCTTCATCCCGGGTTTATTAAGCGGTTGCCCGGTGGAGGAGATCCATGGCTGGCGGGATCCGCTCTTCGGCGGCTTCATGCCCGATCCGCAGGACCAGTTCCTCGCCGAGTTGAAGGCGAAAGTCAGTGCCGGGCCCCATGCCATTGGACTGGCCACCGACGGCGATGCCGACCGTTTTGGGATCATTGATTGCGACGGGACCTATCTCACGCCGAACCAGGTCATTCCGCTGCTGATGCTGCACCTGATCAGGAGCAGGGGCTATCGCGGCGTGGCGGCCCGCTCAGTGGCCACCACCCACATGATCGACCGGCTGGGCGAAGTCTACGGGGTGGAGACCATCGAAACCCCGGTGGGATTCAAATATATCGGCGAATTGATGCGCACCCGGCCGGTGATCATCGGCGGCGAGGAGAGCGGCGGCCTGAGCGTGCGCGGGCATATCCCGGAGAAAGACGGCATTCTGGCCGGCGCGCTGATGGCGGAGATGGTCGCCGTGACCCGGCAGCCGCTCCACGCGACGCTGCGTCAATTGTATGAGCAGGTCGGCCATTTTCTGACCCGGCGGCTCGATTTGCACCTGACCGAAGAGGCCAAGGGGACCATCCTCGAACGGTGCCGCACCGCGCCGCCGGAACGGATCGACGCTCTCGCCGTCCGGGAGGTCCGGACCCGCGACGGTTTCAAGTTTGTGCTGGAGGACGGCAGTTGGTTCCTGATCCGGCCCTCGGGCACCGAAGCGTTGATCCGGGTCTATTTTGAAGCCGGCTCGGCCCAGGCCCTGGACAACTTGAGCGGATCGGTCGGGTTGCTCTTGGAGCAGTGGGGGAAGCGGGTTGGCTGA
- a CDS encoding peptide deformylase, whose product MPAQEILLLGNPRLYETAVAVVETELEALQTVVADLHDTLIAFREKYRVGRAIAAPQIGVKKRLIYMFIDTPTVFINPVLEWKSPETMVLWDDCMSFPEILVKVERHRRIRLRYKDLDWQDRTMELEGDLAELLQHEYDHLDGILAVQRALDPYSIALTSQKALLTV is encoded by the coding sequence ATGCCGGCACAAGAGATTTTATTGTTGGGAAATCCACGGTTGTATGAAACAGCGGTTGCGGTGGTTGAAACGGAGCTGGAGGCGCTCCAGACGGTAGTCGCCGATTTGCACGACACCTTGATCGCGTTCCGTGAAAAATACCGGGTCGGCCGGGCCATCGCCGCGCCGCAGATTGGGGTGAAAAAGCGGTTAATTTACATGTTCATCGACACGCCGACGGTCTTCATCAATCCGGTGCTGGAGTGGAAGAGCCCGGAAACGATGGTGTTGTGGGATGATTGCATGAGTTTTCCGGAGATCCTGGTCAAGGTGGAGCGGCACCGCCGGATCCGGCTGCGATATAAAGATCTGGACTGGCAGGACCGGACCATGGAGTTGGAGGGCGACCTGGCCGAGCTGTTGCAGCATGAGTACGATCATCTGGACGGGATCCTGGCGGTGCAACGGGCGCTCGATCCGTATTCGATCGCCTTGACCAGCCAGAAAGCGTTGCTAACGGTTTAG
- a CDS encoding sensor histidine kinase has protein sequence MDPLIPTRFAPAERLADELIIEQATRINDASPIPALFNMLPYVVLILNKERQIIYSNHSLFEALGIHDAGQVIGLRFGEALRCIHTDPASGGCGTTECCSVCGAVRAILESQRTRTLVSKECHVTLDRAGNPSLDLQIYASPIGDLQQEYTLFVVKDIGEEKRKQVFERVFFHDLLNTSGAVRGLIELLQTTENPEEIREICGIAQQGMEMLIEEIVSQKELIAAESGDLALKVAPFSADAMLTKLVNHFRNDPRTSCALRFDPHSPETVIQSDPTLVRRVVQNMAKNAVEASRAGDVVTIGYTLDEGAILFRVRNPQVMSREAQLQIFQRSYSTKGAGRGIGTYSMKLLGERLLGGQVSFSSDDAHGTEFRFRLPLK, from the coding sequence ATGGACCCTCTGATTCCCACGCGATTCGCACCGGCGGAACGGCTGGCTGACGAGCTGATCATCGAGCAGGCCACCAGGATCAACGACGCCTCGCCGATTCCGGCCCTGTTTAACATGCTCCCTTACGTGGTGCTCATCTTGAATAAGGAGCGGCAGATCATCTACTCCAATCATTCCTTATTTGAAGCGCTGGGGATTCATGACGCCGGCCAAGTCATCGGCTTGCGCTTCGGCGAAGCGCTCCGCTGTATTCATACCGATCCGGCTTCCGGGGGGTGCGGCACCACGGAGTGTTGTTCCGTCTGCGGCGCTGTCCGGGCCATTCTCGAAAGCCAGCGCACCCGGACGCTCGTATCCAAGGAATGCCATGTGACCTTGGACCGCGCCGGCAATCCCTCGCTGGATCTGCAGATCTACGCTTCGCCCATCGGCGACTTGCAGCAGGAATATACTTTATTCGTGGTCAAAGACATCGGTGAGGAGAAACGCAAGCAGGTCTTCGAGCGGGTTTTCTTTCACGATCTGCTCAATACCTCGGGAGCCGTCCGGGGCCTGATCGAGCTGCTGCAAACCACCGAAAATCCGGAGGAAATCAGGGAAATCTGCGGCATTGCCCAACAGGGGATGGAGATGCTGATCGAGGAGATCGTCAGCCAAAAGGAGCTGATCGCCGCCGAAAGCGGCGATCTGGCCTTAAAAGTCGCGCCCTTCTCCGCGGACGCAATGCTTACCAAGCTGGTCAACCATTTTCGCAATGATCCCAGAACTTCCTGCGCGCTCCGTTTCGATCCCCATTCCCCGGAAACCGTCATTCAAAGCGACCCGACCTTGGTGCGGCGGGTCGTTCAGAACATGGCCAAAAACGCCGTCGAGGCTTCGCGGGCCGGGGATGTCGTCACCATCGGCTACACCCTCGACGAGGGCGCCATCCTGTTCCGGGTGCGAAATCCGCAGGTCATGTCCAGGGAAGCCCAATTGCAGATCTTCCAGCGTTCCTATTCCACCAAAGGAGCGGGGCGGGGCATCGGCACCTACAGCATGAAGCTGTTGGGCGAGAGATTATTGGGCGGCCAGGTCAGTTTCAGCAGCGACGACGCGCACGGCACCGAGTTCCGCTTCCGCCTGCCCCTCAAATAA
- a CDS encoding S1C family serine protease, with product MNQYRFDAHERRTPYILTAVISGIIGALLVIWAVRFTGLGTALVNPPAEPAPSPAPAVESQPLALNQYEKTTIDVVNRIGPAVVMITTNTVVEDFDFFTGPEVKNIQSLGSGVVYRKDGYVLTNNHVVNGQTGMADKIMVVLSNGRSYAAKIVGVDPQTDLAVLKINAENLAVPSWGDSDHVQVGQIAIAIGNPLAENLKNTVTVGVVSAKGRTLIMSEDQELRNMLQTDASINPGNSGGPLLDSSGSVIGLNTAIAANSQGIGFSIPSNTVRTVANQLITKGYVTRPGLGIAYVHFTPDNVAVLEYRLRQRVPVKTGLFIVKVLEGSTAAKAGLRPGDIVVAVDGQPVKDQDLIREAVASHPVGTKLKVKYYRGSKARETTVKIGEMKR from the coding sequence GTGAATCAATATCGTTTTGACGCTCATGAGCGGCGGACCCCCTATATTTTAACTGCGGTCATCTCCGGGATCATCGGTGCGCTCCTGGTCATCTGGGCGGTGCGCTTCACCGGCCTGGGAACGGCCCTCGTCAATCCGCCCGCCGAACCGGCGCCGTCCCCCGCGCCGGCGGTGGAGAGCCAACCCCTGGCGCTGAACCAGTACGAGAAGACCACCATTGACGTGGTGAACCGGATCGGGCCCGCGGTGGTGATGATCACCACCAACACCGTGGTGGAGGATTTCGACTTTTTCACCGGACCCGAGGTGAAGAATATTCAGAGCCTGGGGTCGGGGGTCGTTTATCGCAAGGACGGGTACGTCCTGACCAACAACCACGTGGTCAACGGCCAGACCGGCATGGCCGACAAGATCATGGTGGTGCTCTCCAACGGCCGGTCCTATGCGGCCAAGATCGTCGGGGTCGATCCCCAAACCGACCTGGCGGTCCTCAAGATCAATGCCGAGAATCTGGCGGTGCCCAGCTGGGGGGATTCCGACCATGTCCAGGTCGGGCAGATCGCCATCGCCATCGGCAATCCGTTGGCCGAGAACCTGAAGAACACCGTGACCGTGGGCGTGGTCAGCGCCAAGGGCCGGACCCTGATCATGAGCGAGGATCAGGAGCTGCGAAATATGCTCCAGACCGACGCTTCGATCAACCCCGGCAATTCGGGCGGTCCCTTGCTGGATTCCAGCGGCAGTGTGATCGGCTTGAATACCGCCATCGCCGCCAATTCGCAGGGGATCGGCTTCTCGATTCCCAGCAATACCGTGCGGACGGTTGCCAATCAGTTGATCACCAAGGGCTATGTCACCCGGCCGGGGTTGGGCATCGCCTACGTACACTTCACCCCGGACAACGTAGCGGTGCTGGAATACCGGCTGCGCCAGCGGGTCCCGGTGAAAACCGGCCTGTTCATCGTCAAGGTGCTTGAGGGCAGCACCGCCGCCAAGGCCGGCTTGAGACCGGGCGATATCGTGGTCGCCGTCGACGGCCAGCCGGTGAAGGATCAGGATCTGATCCGGGAGGCGGTCGCCAGCCATCCGGTGGGAACCAAGCTCAAGGTGAAGTATTACCGGGGCTCCAAAGCCAGGGAGACCACGGTGAAGATCGGTGAGATGAAACGGTAA